The Bacteroidota bacterium genome contains a region encoding:
- a CDS encoding TrkH family potassium uptake protein yields the protein MNYLVIIRIIGLVLVSLAVTMLSAVAVGWWYGETDAVLAYLAATGVTLLTGGLMVLAGRGAGDTIYRREALAIVTLSWLVGGWFGGLGLRFDGAVPTLTDGFFETISGLTTTGSSVIADLDPVSHASKWWRGMTNWLGGLGIIALFVAIFPQLGVGGKFLFQSEVAGPINEGLKPKIRETSAILWRIYILITLIGIAALMLVGVDWFDSSVHTFAAIATGGFGNYNNSVNGLANPAAEYILILIMLTGGINFGLFYYVFKGKRNALFSNPEFHWYLGFILISTLAITITVFTTWSGLEKAFRDSLFTVVSIMTTTGFATADYEKWHGFSQLVLAMLMIVGGMAGSTGGGVKVVRVMLAVKLMIQEFYAEFRPQMVRVIRAGSQIITTETGRSVAVFFFIALVSFWANVLFMAAMGVDLATSLGATLACMFNIGPGFGMVGPTDNYAALPDLTKVSLSLMMILGRLEFVTVLVLLVPDFWRR from the coding sequence ATGAACTACCTGGTCATTATCCGCATCATCGGTCTGGTTCTGGTTTCGCTGGCGGTTACCATGCTGTCGGCCGTGGCTGTGGGCTGGTGGTATGGCGAAACCGATGCCGTACTAGCCTATCTGGCAGCCACCGGTGTCACCCTGCTGACGGGCGGATTGATGGTGCTGGCCGGCCGCGGGGCAGGCGATACCATTTACCGTCGCGAAGCCCTCGCCATCGTGACGCTGAGCTGGCTGGTCGGCGGATGGTTTGGCGGTCTGGGTCTCCGGTTCGATGGGGCCGTTCCCACGCTGACCGATGGATTTTTCGAAACCATTTCGGGACTGACCACCACCGGTTCCTCGGTAATTGCCGATCTCGATCCGGTCAGTCATGCCTCGAAATGGTGGCGCGGTATGACGAACTGGCTGGGCGGATTGGGAATCATCGCTCTGTTCGTGGCCATTTTCCCGCAATTGGGAGTGGGAGGAAAGTTCCTGTTTCAATCCGAAGTGGCCGGTCCGATTAACGAAGGACTGAAACCGAAGATCAGGGAAACCTCGGCCATTCTCTGGCGGATTTACATCCTCATCACCCTGATCGGCATTGCAGCCCTTATGCTGGTGGGCGTGGATTGGTTCGATTCCTCGGTTCACACCTTTGCTGCCATTGCCACCGGCGGATTCGGGAACTACAACAACTCGGTGAACGGGCTCGCCAATCCGGCAGCCGAGTATATCCTCATCCTCATCATGTTGACTGGCGGCATCAACTTTGGGTTGTTCTACTATGTATTTAAGGGGAAGCGCAACGCGCTGTTCTCCAATCCGGAATTTCACTGGTATCTCGGTTTTATACTCATTTCCACCCTGGCCATCACGATCACGGTTTTCACCACCTGGTCCGGACTGGAAAAGGCGTTCCGTGATTCACTGTTTACGGTGGTGAGCATCATGACCACGACTGGTTTTGCAACGGCAGATTATGAAAAGTGGCACGGATTTTCCCAATTGGTGCTGGCCATGCTCATGATTGTGGGCGGCATGGCGGGCTCCACCGGCGGGGGTGTTAAGGTGGTGCGGGTGATGCTGGCCGTGAAACTGATGATTCAGGAGTTTTACGCCGAATTCCGGCCGCAGATGGTGCGTGTCATCCGGGCAGGCAGTCAGATTATCACCACCGAAACCGGCCGGTCAGTGGCCGTCTTCTTCTTTATTGCCCTGGTGAGTTTCTGGGCCAATGTGCTGTTTATGGCGGCGATGGGAGTCGATTTGGCCACCTCGCTGGGGGCCACGCTGGCCTGTATGTTCAACATCGGTCCGGGTTTTGGAATGGTGGGTCCCACCGACAATTATGCAGCACTCCCCGATCTGACCAAGGTGAGTCTGAGTCTGATGATGATTCTGGGCCGTCTGGAATTTGTGACGGTTCTGGTCCTGCTGGTACCCGATTTCTGGAGACGATAA
- the trkA gene encoding Trk system potassium transporter TrkA produces the protein MLNIAVAGLGEVGRYLISVFQEQGHNIVAVDQDAASVQRVEELYDIQTLVGNVTHMNTLGQLEPASLDLFIAVTESDTTNLLSAVMAKNLGVGKTVCRVAHRDLIDNPTGYLHNFMGVDLVINPDLLAARQAENFIRTTSAQFVTSLADNQIMFVVFELTADAAVTDKLIRDLKMPPDTVIAGLVRDHELIRPAGTDLLISGDRVLLFCRSTQFNAVEKLFSPDRSSVNTRVTILGAGDIGLYLARSQDEAGFAQTTLIEADRDICESISGQLKSVTVLNGDSTRLEFLMEEHIGDSDLFVATTRNDEVNLLSCLLARDLGVKRTASMVHKPDYAKIFEKLGIDYPISPRMFAAKEIVRFIRAVEISHTVPVENGKAEIIEMVAVENSRITQNTIRELTLPRGTQIVAAKSGDKVYFPQADDVIYPNSQVIIFTEPANRRYVESLSRKRLFSYGS, from the coding sequence ATGTTAAACATTGCCGTTGCCGGCCTCGGTGAAGTCGGCCGATATCTCATCTCGGTTTTTCAGGAACAGGGACACAACATTGTGGCCGTCGATCAGGATGCCGCCTCGGTTCAGCGGGTGGAAGAGTTGTATGACATCCAGACGCTGGTGGGGAATGTGACCCACATGAACACCCTCGGGCAACTGGAACCGGCCTCTCTGGATCTGTTTATCGCTGTCACCGAAAGCGACACCACCAATCTGCTGTCGGCCGTCATGGCCAAAAACCTCGGCGTCGGAAAAACCGTCTGCCGGGTCGCTCACCGCGATCTGATCGACAATCCGACCGGGTATCTGCACAACTTCATGGGGGTCGATCTGGTGATCAATCCCGATCTGTTGGCCGCCCGTCAGGCCGAAAACTTCATCCGGACCACCTCGGCCCAGTTTGTCACCAGTCTGGCCGATAATCAGATCATGTTTGTGGTTTTCGAATTAACCGCCGATGCCGCCGTAACCGATAAGCTGATCCGCGATCTGAAAATGCCGCCCGATACAGTCATTGCCGGTCTGGTGCGCGATCATGAACTGATCCGTCCGGCCGGAACCGACCTGCTGATTTCTGGTGACCGGGTGCTGCTGTTCTGCCGCAGCACTCAGTTTAATGCCGTGGAAAAACTCTTCAGTCCGGACCGGTCGTCGGTGAACACGCGGGTTACCATTCTGGGGGCCGGTGACATTGGTCTGTATCTGGCCCGCAGCCAGGATGAAGCGGGATTTGCGCAAACCACGCTCATCGAAGCCGACCGGGACATCTGTGAATCCATATCAGGACAGTTGAAGTCGGTAACCGTGCTTAACGGCGATTCCACCCGTCTGGAATTTCTCATGGAAGAGCACATCGGCGATTCTGATCTGTTTGTGGCCACCACCCGGAACGATGAGGTCAATCTGCTCAGTTGTCTGCTTGCACGCGATCTGGGCGTGAAACGCACAGCCTCGATGGTTCACAAACCCGATTACGCCAAGATTTTCGAAAAACTCGGCATCGACTATCCCATTTCGCCGCGCATGTTTGCCGCCAAGGAAATTGTACGTTTCATCCGGGCGGTGGAAATCAGTCACACCGTTCCTGTGGAGAACGGCAAGGCAGAAATTATCGAAATGGTGGCGGTCGAAAACAGCCGCATCACGCAGAACACCATCCGCGAACTCACCCTGCCGCGCGGCACCCAGATTGTGGCGGCCAAATCGGGGGACAAGGTCTACTTTCCGCAGGCCGATGATGTGATCTACCCGAACAGTCAGGTGATCATTTTCACCGAACCGGCCAACCGGCGGTATGTGGAAAGTCTCTCGCGAAAACGACTCTTTTCTTACGGCTCATGA